Proteins from a genomic interval of Simkaniaceae bacterium:
- a CDS encoding SET domain-containing protein-lysine N-methyltransferase: MPIPSYRHIDQITFNSPEEEKSIFEHTLAHYRAGRVTKEAIELGKQYGSHIASAYIPQVSVRYISEQIGHGLFAEEEIKKGSFVGEYTGIVRRNPPYPVIFSDYAYEYPVPDLIGRSFVTDAIAGNLTRFINHSRTTPNLKPLHAYCGNYYHLIFLSLRTIAPNEQLLYDYGHHYWNLRAHPHDLI, from the coding sequence ATGCCAATCCCTTCTTATCGCCATATTGATCAAATCACCTTCAACAGCCCCGAAGAGGAAAAAAGCATTTTCGAGCACACTCTTGCTCACTATCGCGCCGGCCGAGTGACTAAAGAGGCCATCGAACTTGGAAAACAATATGGCAGTCACATCGCTTCGGCCTATATCCCTCAAGTCAGCGTCCGCTATATCAGCGAACAAATCGGGCATGGCCTGTTTGCTGAAGAGGAAATTAAAAAAGGAAGCTTTGTCGGTGAATACACAGGCATTGTCCGGCGCAACCCGCCCTATCCCGTTATCTTCAGCGACTATGCCTATGAATATCCGGTTCCCGACCTCATTGGTCGCAGCTTTGTCACCGATGCCATTGCAGGTAATCTCACTCGATTCATCAATCATAGCCGCACGACCCCCAATTTAAAACCCCTTCATGCCTATTGTGGCAACTATTACCACCTCATCTTTCTTTCCCTTCGCACGATCGCTCCTAACGAGCAACTTCTCTACGATTATGGGCATCATTACTGGAACCTACGCGCCCACCCCCATGACCTAATATGA
- a CDS encoding BolA/IbaG family iron-sulfur metabolism protein, translating into MRPILYSSPKCPFSLRAKMALSYAQKTFELREIALKQKPADFLRYSSDGTVPILLLSNDRVIQESLDIVQWALPDENLNLISSFHPQFIKAFHKTKTNDYSDLTLMIEPLKELSLTLESPLARITFFPFVKLIERNAPTWLTETFPHFIKWIETIENDPSLTPALTRFKIHEEGMHPLIIHQHIPSLAEQIKIKLQTHLSTPSINIIDESHLHGYCHGLESHLKVELPLELFAGLSPVERHRKINTILREEVQKLHAFSIHFSK; encoded by the coding sequence ATGCGCCCTATTCTCTATTCAAGTCCTAAATGCCCCTTTTCTCTTCGAGCTAAAATGGCCCTCTCCTATGCTCAAAAAACGTTTGAGCTTCGAGAAATTGCCTTAAAGCAAAAACCGGCTGATTTTTTAAGGTATTCTTCAGATGGAACTGTCCCTATTCTCCTCTTATCTAATGACAGGGTGATTCAAGAGAGTCTCGATATTGTTCAGTGGGCCCTCCCGGATGAAAATTTGAATTTGATCTCATCTTTTCATCCCCAATTCATTAAGGCCTTCCACAAAACAAAAACGAATGATTATAGTGATTTAACGCTCATGATTGAGCCTTTAAAAGAGCTTTCTCTCACGCTTGAAAGCCCCTTAGCGCGCATCACTTTTTTCCCTTTTGTAAAGCTGATTGAGCGCAACGCACCAACTTGGCTTACCGAGACGTTCCCTCATTTCATCAAATGGATTGAAACCATTGAAAATGATCCTTCATTAACTCCGGCCCTCACACGCTTTAAAATCCATGAAGAGGGGATGCACCCCCTCATCATCCACCAACACATCCCCTCCTTAGCCGAGCAAATTAAAATCAAACTTCAAACACATCTTTCAACCCCCTCCATCAATATCATCGATGAGAGTCACCTCCATGGGTATTGCCATGGGCTTGAATCCCATTTAAAAGTTGAACTCCCCCTTGAGCTATTTGCCGGTCTTTCTCCGGTTGAGCGACACCGCAAAATCAACACGATCTTGCGCGAAGAAGTGCAAAAACTCCACGCCTTCTCCATCCACTTTTCTAAGTGA